One Streptomyces coeruleorubidus DNA segment encodes these proteins:
- a CDS encoding CU044_2847 family protein, with product MTQYAELLLDDSTVIRLELSPVGGPQADGQEPDSEEYGEFEDVPDGMRGAEPVGRLRDAARVLVGGTVRGALSPLGPLLREVHATVTSVDDPPQEFSVEFGLQLGQDLKLGIVGVNSASSLKVSATWRPVPDNVVAAAPGQGTVV from the coding sequence ATGACGCAATACGCGGAGTTGTTGCTGGACGACAGCACGGTGATACGCCTGGAGCTGTCGCCGGTCGGGGGACCTCAGGCCGACGGCCAGGAGCCGGACTCGGAGGAGTACGGGGAGTTCGAGGACGTGCCGGACGGCATGCGGGGCGCGGAGCCGGTGGGCCGGCTGCGCGATGCCGCGCGGGTGCTGGTCGGCGGGACCGTGCGCGGCGCGCTGAGCCCCCTCGGGCCGCTCCTGCGGGAGGTCCACGCCACCGTCACCTCGGTCGATGACCCGCCACAGGAGTTCAGCGTCGAGTTCGGCCTCCAGCTCGGGCAGGACCTGAAGCTCGGCATCGTGGGCGTCAACAGCGCGAGCAGCCTGAAGGTCTCGGCGACCTGGCGGCCCGTCCCGGACAACGTCGTTGCGGCCGCCCCCGGCCAGGGCACCGTCGTCTAG
- a CDS encoding trypsin-like peptidase domain-containing protein, producing MPWFSSPGPSRPATVSVFPRSGKRGSVGAGVLLPGSRVLTAAHVVNLALGRKDKYDAAHPGKKTLLCVRVDGHWQDARVMVWIPVRERTKLHWKGDLAVLELLRCLPPNLVPPPWRPVTEGLPVCAWHPAGRPEFSLARSKVVAVDPEFAFAVVDGSDSGATIQHGYSGGPVWFAEDRAVVGMVVAQLKGDEERAHHPDQVRRRSWFLPTQRVREELAAAGAAHLLDAPHDSEEPDTSSEAFDLANILNRKVDTPKALAKCGREVARKCGLAHPDDRSAPSVEEFARVLLTYPRALAELTHVLFATKPGAVAELLDVGARIPHSTLLTQTERKHLTALLESLPHGITASIPALVLDALPDIDLPAAVLTDEAWLDPDAASGALEALLDQLERSRRAPATEQPSSPLLPALVCFVLHVAAASPDDLATPLVSWCDTVVRRTQGHRAALAERLALAREHAGRLRAPNRNAPRLLVRLRRVDGEGDSCRYTLRMWRRETTSWQRVHSDEGQIRDVTGTAAQIFTAASLLWRTGTLPIVELLLDRADLDLNPHWWKAPGPLNTHRTLGVDFPVVFTCPELVEQGTDAEFLRERKRRLYRGVLVRIDASVGSLDEIYGRFAGEMDAVGAVVGEVDPAFREVVVQYCLAAGMPVVLFGRGEKGWTHAESRLADVPPAALPHEVRRYRRGIWNEPDVHVGRPVLAWSDDNGPLPDDLYLDDPSEELA from the coding sequence TTGCCGTGGTTCTCCTCGCCGGGCCCGTCCCGCCCGGCGACCGTTTCCGTGTTCCCGCGCTCCGGGAAAAGAGGCAGCGTCGGCGCCGGCGTCCTGCTGCCCGGCAGCCGCGTCCTCACCGCCGCACACGTCGTCAACCTGGCCCTGGGCAGGAAGGACAAGTACGACGCGGCGCACCCCGGCAAGAAGACCCTCCTGTGTGTACGGGTCGATGGCCACTGGCAGGACGCGCGGGTCATGGTCTGGATACCGGTACGCGAGCGGACGAAGCTGCACTGGAAGGGCGATCTGGCCGTACTCGAACTCCTGCGCTGCTTACCACCGAACCTCGTACCGCCCCCGTGGCGGCCGGTCACCGAGGGACTGCCCGTTTGCGCCTGGCATCCGGCGGGGCGGCCCGAGTTCTCTCTGGCCCGGAGCAAGGTGGTGGCGGTCGACCCCGAATTCGCGTTCGCCGTCGTGGACGGCAGCGACAGCGGAGCGACCATTCAGCACGGCTACAGCGGCGGCCCGGTCTGGTTCGCCGAGGACCGGGCCGTCGTCGGCATGGTCGTGGCGCAGCTCAAGGGGGACGAGGAACGAGCCCACCATCCCGACCAGGTCCGCCGCCGCAGTTGGTTCCTGCCCACCCAGCGCGTCCGCGAGGAACTCGCCGCCGCGGGCGCCGCGCACCTGCTCGACGCCCCGCACGACTCGGAAGAACCCGACACCTCGAGCGAGGCCTTCGACCTCGCGAACATCCTGAACCGGAAGGTGGACACCCCCAAGGCGCTGGCCAAGTGCGGCCGTGAGGTGGCCAGGAAGTGCGGCCTGGCCCACCCCGACGACCGTTCCGCACCGTCCGTGGAGGAGTTCGCACGCGTGCTGCTCACCTATCCCCGTGCCCTGGCCGAGCTCACCCACGTGCTGTTCGCGACCAAACCCGGTGCCGTAGCGGAACTCCTGGACGTGGGCGCGCGAATCCCGCACAGCACGCTGCTCACCCAAACCGAGCGGAAACATCTGACGGCCCTGCTCGAGTCGCTGCCGCACGGGATCACCGCCTCCATCCCCGCTCTCGTCCTCGACGCGCTGCCCGACATCGACCTCCCCGCCGCCGTGCTCACCGATGAGGCCTGGCTGGATCCGGACGCGGCCTCCGGCGCCCTGGAAGCGCTGCTCGACCAGCTGGAACGCAGCCGTCGCGCTCCCGCGACCGAGCAGCCGAGCAGCCCGCTGCTGCCCGCTCTGGTCTGCTTCGTCCTCCATGTCGCCGCCGCGTCACCCGACGACCTCGCGACCCCGTTGGTCAGCTGGTGCGACACAGTCGTCCGGCGCACCCAGGGGCACCGAGCGGCGCTGGCGGAGCGGCTGGCGCTGGCCAGGGAGCACGCGGGGCGGCTACGGGCGCCGAACCGGAACGCGCCGCGGCTGCTGGTGCGCCTGAGGCGGGTCGACGGTGAGGGAGACAGCTGCCGTTACACCCTGCGTATGTGGCGACGCGAGACGACGTCATGGCAGCGTGTCCACTCCGACGAGGGGCAGATCCGGGACGTCACCGGGACGGCCGCGCAGATCTTCACCGCCGCCTCCCTGCTGTGGCGGACCGGCACCCTGCCCATCGTCGAACTGCTCCTGGACCGTGCGGATCTGGATCTGAATCCCCACTGGTGGAAGGCCCCGGGCCCGCTGAACACGCACCGGACCCTCGGGGTGGACTTCCCCGTCGTGTTCACCTGCCCGGAGCTGGTCGAGCAGGGCACCGACGCGGAGTTCCTCCGGGAGCGGAAGAGGCGCCTGTACCGGGGTGTCCTGGTGCGGATCGATGCCTCGGTCGGCAGTCTCGACGAGATCTACGGGCGCTTCGCGGGTGAGATGGACGCCGTCGGCGCCGTGGTAGGAGAGGTCGACCCCGCCTTCCGTGAGGTCGTGGTGCAGTACTGCCTCGCGGCGGGCATGCCCGTGGTGCTGTTCGGACGGGGCGAGAAGGGCTGGACGCATGCCGAGAGCCGGCTCGCCGACGTTCCCCCCGCGGCGCTGCCCCACGAGGTGCGCCGGTACCGCAGAGGCATCTGGAACGAACCGGACGTGCACGTCGGACGACCCGTGCTGGCCTGGTCCGACGACAACGGCCCGCTGCCCGACGACCTCTACCTCGACGACCCCTCGGAGGAGCTCGCATGA
- a CDS encoding AAA family ATPase, translated as MTSDASWRLFRGDGVPRGIDHLPPAPPWRRFGDGRRSGTSAAPYLISPGHADVVNAALHLRRPLLVTGQPGTGKSSLARAIAHELRLGEVLHWPVNSRSTVSEALYRYDAVGRLRETALTRDQEREEPEIGTFVRLGPLGTAMVPRPLPRVLLVDELDKGDVDLPNDLLTVFEEGEYEIPELARLPEDQSVVDVLSADPDTRITVTRGRVRCDEFPVVVITSNGERDFPPAFLRRCVRLELPPPDSQRLREIVLAHLGEAAAADVQDLLDDFLRRQQRGGLATDQLLNAVFLRAGGVDLDADGLLEAVLHRLGGTI; from the coding sequence ATGACATCCGACGCATCCTGGCGGCTCTTCCGGGGGGACGGCGTTCCCCGGGGCATCGACCACCTTCCGCCCGCCCCGCCCTGGCGCCGCTTCGGCGACGGCCGGCGGTCGGGCACGAGCGCGGCCCCCTACCTCATCTCCCCCGGGCACGCCGACGTCGTCAACGCCGCGCTGCACCTGCGCCGCCCCCTGCTCGTCACCGGCCAGCCCGGAACCGGCAAGTCCTCCCTGGCCCGGGCCATCGCGCACGAACTCCGGCTCGGGGAGGTCCTGCACTGGCCTGTCAACAGCCGCTCCACCGTGAGCGAGGCCCTCTACCGCTACGACGCCGTGGGCCGGCTGCGCGAAACCGCCCTGACCCGGGACCAGGAACGCGAGGAGCCAGAGATCGGCACCTTCGTCCGGCTCGGCCCTCTCGGCACCGCCATGGTGCCCCGGCCGCTGCCGCGCGTCCTGCTCGTCGACGAACTGGACAAGGGCGACGTCGACCTCCCCAACGACCTGCTCACGGTCTTCGAGGAGGGCGAGTACGAAATCCCCGAACTGGCCCGGCTGCCCGAGGACCAGTCCGTGGTCGACGTGCTGTCCGCCGACCCCGACACCCGGATCACGGTGACCCGGGGGCGGGTCAGGTGCGACGAGTTCCCCGTCGTGGTGATCACCAGCAACGGGGAACGCGACTTCCCGCCCGCGTTCCTGCGCAGATGCGTACGGCTCGAACTGCCGCCGCCCGACAGTCAGCGCCTGCGGGAGATCGTCCTGGCCCACCTGGGCGAGGCGGCGGCAGCCGATGTCCAGGATCTGCTCGACGATTTCCTGCGACGCCAGCAGCGCGGCGGACTCGCCACGGACCAACTGCTCAACGCGGTGTTCCTGCGCGCCGGCGGGGTCGACCTGGACGCCGACGGACTGCTGGAGGCCGTACTGCACCGGCTCGGCGGGACAATCTGA
- a CDS encoding helix-turn-helix domain-containing protein — protein MGERDDPGTIGRRVQRLRVERGLTQRQLAEPVYTPAYVSTLESGRVRPSDDALRHLAGRLGVAFEELATGRSARLVTELRLRLTEAQRVFAVGEAEAAAEQYAGLLVEAETQGLAGEQAAALLGLGECALETGELVAGRQYFERAEGCLAGAPLPARVPALRGRAVAHYLAGELRYAVYLLETTLDELNRGGLHDPDALLLLYASAIGPYMDMGAHARAAQAAEFALALAPRSGDPALVARMHRSVARTLVAEGRLAEADASLAKAAELYRGLRIRTELANCHWMRGYVYAQDGQLELAESELREALGMLSAKRAALYSSQVAVELADVLHRRGKSDEAAALLREVLDELSPERGAVHSAAAHRLLGIIAEDARRTEEAEEHYVRALSLLERAGAAGDLADLCRLLGDLLRRTGRVEAALDAYRTGLGHRTAPGTTTLGPAPAQPPL, from the coding sequence ATGGGGGAGCGTGACGATCCGGGGACCATCGGCCGTCGGGTGCAGCGGTTGCGTGTCGAACGCGGGCTGACGCAGCGGCAGTTGGCGGAACCCGTGTACACCCCCGCCTACGTCTCCACCCTGGAGTCGGGCCGGGTGCGGCCCTCCGACGACGCCCTGCGGCATCTCGCCGGACGGCTCGGCGTCGCCTTCGAGGAACTCGCCACCGGGCGTTCGGCGCGGCTCGTGACCGAGCTGCGGCTGCGGCTGACCGAGGCCCAGCGCGTCTTCGCCGTCGGTGAGGCCGAGGCGGCGGCGGAGCAGTACGCCGGGTTACTCGTCGAGGCCGAGACGCAGGGGCTGGCCGGGGAACAGGCCGCCGCGCTGCTCGGGCTCGGCGAGTGCGCCCTGGAGACGGGCGAGCTGGTGGCGGGGCGGCAGTATTTCGAGCGGGCCGAGGGCTGTCTGGCCGGCGCGCCGCTGCCCGCACGGGTCCCGGCGCTGCGCGGGCGGGCCGTCGCGCACTACCTCGCCGGTGAACTCCGGTACGCCGTCTACCTGCTGGAGACCACCCTCGATGAGCTGAACCGTGGTGGGCTGCACGACCCGGACGCCCTGCTGCTGCTCTACGCCAGCGCCATCGGGCCGTACATGGACATGGGCGCGCACGCCCGCGCCGCCCAGGCCGCCGAGTTCGCCCTGGCGCTCGCCCCGCGGTCCGGCGACCCGGCCCTGGTCGCGCGCATGCACCGGTCGGTCGCCCGCACCCTGGTCGCCGAGGGCCGCCTCGCCGAGGCCGATGCCTCGCTGGCCAAGGCGGCCGAGCTGTACCGGGGCCTGCGGATCCGCACCGAACTCGCCAACTGCCACTGGATGCGCGGCTACGTCTACGCCCAGGACGGCCAACTGGAGCTGGCCGAGAGCGAGTTGCGGGAGGCCCTCGGCATGCTGTCGGCCAAGCGCGCCGCCCTCTACAGCAGCCAGGTCGCCGTCGAACTGGCCGACGTGCTCCACCGGCGCGGCAAGTCCGACGAGGCGGCGGCCCTGCTGCGCGAGGTGCTCGACGAGCTGTCCCCCGAGCGCGGCGCCGTCCACTCCGCCGCCGCGCACCGCCTGCTCGGCATCATCGCCGAGGACGCCCGCCGGACGGAGGAGGCCGAGGAGCACTACGTCCGCGCCCTGAGCCTGCTGGAGCGGGCGGGCGCCGCCGGTGACCTGGCCGACCTGTGCCGCCTGCTGGGGGACCTGCTGCGGCGCACGGGCCGGGTGGAGGCCGCCCTGGACGCCTACCGGACGGGTCTCGGGCACCGTACGGCCCCCGGTACCACGACCCTCGGGCCCGCGCCCGCACAGCCTCCTCTGTGA